One stretch of Acidimicrobiales bacterium DNA includes these proteins:
- a CDS encoding ATP-binding cassette domain-containing protein encodes MTAAVACRQLTFSFGEQLAVDHVDLEIAPGEVFGLLGPNGAGKTTTIRILTTLLPCERGSAEIFGVDVGRHPMEVRRLIGYVPQQLSADSGLTGRQNLMLYARLYGLPGRVRRQVTEEVLDAMGLTESADRLVRTYSGGMVRRLELAQALVSSPKLLILDEPTTGLDPIGRTDMWERLHALRKQTGLTVLLTTHYMEEAERLCDRLAMMHLGRVRLVGTPQELKSAHGEGATLEDVFRTVAGRSLGSDEGGGYRAVRGARRAANRLG; translated from the coding sequence ATGACGGCTGCGGTCGCGTGCCGGCAACTCACCTTCAGCTTCGGGGAGCAGTTGGCGGTCGATCATGTCGATCTGGAGATCGCGCCAGGCGAGGTATTCGGCCTGCTCGGACCCAATGGCGCCGGCAAGACGACGACCATCCGGATCCTGACCACCCTCCTCCCGTGTGAGCGGGGAAGTGCTGAAATCTTCGGCGTGGACGTCGGCCGGCACCCGATGGAGGTGCGCAGGCTGATCGGCTACGTGCCCCAGCAGCTCTCCGCCGACTCGGGTCTGACCGGGCGCCAGAACCTCATGCTCTACGCCCGCCTGTACGGCCTGCCTGGCAGGGTACGCCGGCAGGTGACGGAGGAGGTTCTGGATGCCATGGGCCTGACGGAGTCCGCCGACCGCCTCGTGCGCACCTACTCGGGTGGGATGGTGAGACGCCTCGAGCTTGCGCAGGCCCTTGTGAGCTCCCCCAAGCTCCTGATACTCGACGAACCGACCACCGGCCTCGACCCGATAGGCAGGACCGACATGTGGGAGCGCCTGCACGCCCTACGCAAGCAGACCGGGCTGACGGTCCTGCTGACCACCCACTACATGGAGGAAGCCGAGCGTCTCTGCGACCGATTGGCGATGATGCATCTGGGACGCGTCAGGCTCGTGGGAACTCCGCAGGAGCTCAAATCCGCGCACGGCGAAGGAGCCACACTGGAGGACGTGTTCAGGACCGTCGCCGGCCGGAGCCTCGGATCCGACGAAGGAGGTGGATACCGTGCCGTTCGTGGCGCCCGCCGAGCTGCCAACCGGCTCGGATAG
- a CDS encoding ABC transporter permease, which produces MAPAELPTGSDRDIPQPPRLGTPSWALLPQSVGALCLAEIQKMRHDWTELATRALQPVLWLVIFGETFTRLHAIPSGGRPYLDFLAPGILAQSALFVAIFYGIHIIWERDAGILPRLLVTPIPRPALILGKAFAAGIRGISQVIVVFCVSLILGVSLNFNPLHILGTIVIVVLGAGFFASLSMTLAGLALSRDRLMGLGQAITMPLFFASNALYPVKVMPGWVQVLTKVNPLSYEVNALRGLLIGTRAPLLEDFAVLLVALVVGVTAASALLKRLVRGPTGSKGLRGLRARRARA; this is translated from the coding sequence GTGGCGCCCGCCGAGCTGCCAACCGGCTCGGATAGAGACATTCCCCAGCCGCCTCGGCTGGGGACCCCATCATGGGCTCTCCTGCCCCAGAGCGTCGGAGCGCTCTGCCTGGCCGAGATCCAGAAGATGCGCCACGACTGGACGGAACTCGCGACGCGTGCACTCCAACCGGTCCTGTGGCTGGTCATCTTCGGCGAGACCTTCACGAGGCTCCATGCAATCCCCAGCGGAGGCCGTCCATACCTCGACTTCCTGGCGCCTGGAATCCTCGCCCAGTCAGCCCTCTTCGTCGCCATCTTCTATGGCATCCACATCATCTGGGAGCGCGACGCGGGGATCCTGCCCCGCCTGCTCGTGACCCCGATCCCGCGGCCGGCACTCATCCTCGGCAAGGCGTTCGCAGCGGGGATCCGCGGGATCAGCCAGGTCATCGTCGTGTTCTGTGTGTCGCTCATCCTGGGCGTGTCGCTGAACTTCAATCCCCTGCACATCCTGGGAACGATCGTGATCGTCGTGCTGGGCGCCGGGTTCTTCGCGAGCCTGTCTATGACTCTTGCCGGCCTCGCGCTGTCGCGCGACCGTCTCATGGGACTCGGGCAGGCGATCACCATGCCGCTCTTCTTCGCCTCCAATGCCCTCTACCCCGTGAAAGTCATGCCCGGCTGGGTTCAGGTTCTAACGAAGGTGAACCCGCTCAGCTACGAGGTCAATGCTCTGCGGGGTCTCTTGATAGGGACGAGGGCTCCCTTGCTGGAGGACTTCGCGGTGCTGCTGGTGGCCCTCGTCGTCGGAGTCACCGCCGCTTCGGCTCTGCTCAAGCGGCTGGTTCGCGGCCCGACAGGGTCCAAGGGGCTGCGCGGGCTCCGGGCCCGACGCGCCCGCGCCTGA
- a CDS encoding DNA polymerase ligase N-terminal domain-containing protein yields the protein MEPAGDREDALDEYRAKRSFDRTPEPSGETAGGRDAGPRFVVQKHDARRLHYDFRLEADGVLVSWAVPKGPSYDPKAKRLAVHVEDHPLDYEDFEGVIPEAQYGAGTVIVWDRGTYRNLTEKRGRPVSVSEAVRAGHLSVWLDGTKLTGGWSLSRTRGYGDGDGDNWLLIKKVDDRADPARDVTADEPLSVKTGRDLRDTAEDTGSAQWTRERATWIPPLLDAPADGRRCIAVRNGAEIVLWSGDHQRISDGDTRIARALAGLAADNFTIDGLITDAGEYVPIDLLHLLGHDTTVLPRDERHALLAQTVEGAEEPIRPL from the coding sequence GTGGAACCGGCTGGCGATCGCGAGGATGCTCTGGACGAATACCGAGCAAAGCGGTCATTCGATCGCACTCCGGAGCCGAGCGGGGAGACCGCAGGTGGACGCGACGCCGGGCCGAGGTTCGTGGTCCAAAAGCACGACGCCCGCCGGCTGCACTACGACTTCCGCCTCGAAGCCGACGGCGTCCTGGTGTCCTGGGCCGTGCCCAAGGGCCCGAGCTACGACCCCAAGGCCAAGAGGCTCGCCGTGCACGTCGAGGATCACCCTCTCGACTACGAGGACTTCGAAGGAGTGATCCCCGAAGCGCAGTACGGGGCGGGAACGGTCATCGTCTGGGACCGGGGGACTTACCGCAACCTCACCGAGAAGCGGGGCAGGCCGGTGTCGGTCTCGGAAGCGGTTCGCGCCGGGCACCTCTCTGTCTGGCTGGACGGCACGAAGCTCACCGGCGGCTGGTCGCTATCTAGGACGCGAGGTTATGGCGACGGCGATGGTGACAACTGGCTGCTCATCAAGAAGGTCGACGATCGCGCCGACCCGGCACGGGACGTCACCGCCGACGAGCCGCTCTCGGTCAAGACCGGCCGGGATCTTCGCGACACTGCCGAGGACACCGGGTCGGCTCAGTGGACCCGGGAGCGGGCCACCTGGATCCCTCCGTTGCTGGACGCTCCGGCCGATGGGAGACGCTGCATCGCCGTGCGCAACGGGGCGGAGATCGTCCTGTGGTCCGGGGATCACCAACGAATATCCGACGGCGACACCCGGATCGCTCGGGCTCTCGCCGGCCTCGCCGCCGACAACTTCACGATCGACGGGCTGATCACCGACGCCGGCGAGTACGTCCCGATCGATCTGCTGCACCTGCTCGGTCACGACACGACCGTGCTGCCTCGGGACGAACGGCACGCTTTGCTCGCCCAGACGGTCGAGGGCGCCGAAGAGCCGATCAGGCCTCTTTAG
- a CDS encoding lysophospholipase produces the protein MAKFVEDRFAGGRLYYRHWDSPGSAAAQVVISHGFAEHCGRYDHVAAALNTAGLSVWAFDHRGHGQSEGERADIESIESAVADLDLFVDVVRRSAPDGPLYLIGHSMGGLIAAAYAEEHQDRLAGLVLSGALLHVSPEVAALAELPEIPDLGLADAVSSDPAVVQAYKDDPLVYLGPPPRNFIESFGQVEAVRERLKELTLPILAMHGSGDLLISPQALRDVVSSVSSEDLTAIFWPGMWHEIFNEPRNAEVLSTMTAWIRARLP, from the coding sequence ATGGCCAAGTTCGTCGAAGACCGCTTCGCAGGGGGCCGGCTGTACTACAGGCACTGGGACAGCCCGGGATCCGCTGCCGCTCAGGTCGTCATCTCACATGGTTTCGCCGAGCACTGCGGCCGCTACGACCATGTGGCAGCTGCCCTCAACACCGCCGGCTTGTCCGTGTGGGCGTTCGACCACCGCGGCCACGGCCAGAGCGAGGGAGAGCGCGCTGATATCGAGTCCATCGAGTCGGCGGTCGCCGATCTGGACCTCTTCGTGGACGTGGTCCGCCGGTCCGCGCCAGATGGTCCTCTGTACCTGATCGGCCACTCCATGGGAGGGCTCATCGCCGCCGCGTACGCCGAAGAGCACCAGGATCGCCTCGCCGGCCTCGTACTCTCCGGGGCGCTTCTGCATGTCTCGCCGGAAGTGGCTGCGCTCGCCGAGCTCCCGGAGATCCCGGATCTCGGCCTCGCCGACGCGGTGTCGAGTGATCCGGCTGTCGTGCAGGCCTACAAGGACGACCCTCTCGTGTACCTAGGGCCACCTCCGCGCAACTTCATCGAGTCCTTCGGCCAGGTGGAAGCTGTCCGCGAGCGGCTCAAGGAGCTGACTCTTCCCATTCTCGCCATGCACGGCAGCGGGGACCTTCTCATCAGCCCGCAGGCCCTGCGCGACGTCGTCAGCTCGGTGTCCTCGGAAGACCTCACCGCGATCTTCTGGCCCGGGATGTGGCACGAGATCTTCAACGAGCCGCGCAACGCGGAGGTGCTGTCCACGATGACAGCGTGGATCCGGGCGCGCTTGCCCTAA
- a CDS encoding CocE/NonD family hydrolase, producing MSLGSSVMARLGRLGPALSNDVVVERDLETKVPDGAVLLADHWFSPSTLSSAPVVLLRSPYGRRQLGVLGRLFSERGYQVIIQSCRGTFGSGGPTFDPFHHERADGLATLRWISEQPWFTGSVATFGPSYLGLAQWAVADDPPSFLKAMALQVTTARVRDIVYPGGSFALETGATWVQQLHLQERNPNTVILAMLLGRRRLRGAYTMLPLSEADTGVLGKKVAFYQDWLAHATPGDPWWDDLDWSRDVARMPPTTMLAGWHDPFLPGQLEDYRRLRDAGREVRLLIGPWTHASPRAGAAGLRDALDWFDQHLGERPSRRGSMVRFWVGGSRRWVDVDDWPPPHSVARWNFQPAGGLSPTPADAGAPDRFRFDPAHPAPGLGGPSLDMVRAGRRNQRRRESRSDVLAYTSDVLSSDLTIAGPVTAEVWVRCSISCHDVFVRLCDVHPSGRSYNVCDGIIRLDPSNTEAAGDGSSRVRVPMWPAALRFRRGHRIRVQVSSAAHPLYARNPGSGEPLGSASTLTPGTLEVFHDPEHPSGIDLPVTGI from the coding sequence ATGTCGCTTGGTAGCTCGGTCATGGCGAGGCTCGGAAGGCTCGGGCCCGCGCTTTCGAACGACGTGGTCGTCGAGCGTGACCTGGAGACCAAGGTGCCCGACGGCGCAGTGCTGCTCGCCGACCACTGGTTCTCGCCTTCGACACTGTCCTCGGCCCCCGTTGTGCTACTGCGCTCTCCCTACGGAAGGCGGCAGTTGGGCGTGCTCGGCCGGCTCTTCTCCGAACGCGGATACCAGGTGATCATCCAGAGCTGCCGCGGGACGTTCGGCTCGGGTGGTCCGACGTTCGACCCGTTCCACCACGAGCGGGCAGACGGGCTCGCCACGCTGCGCTGGATATCGGAACAGCCGTGGTTCACCGGATCTGTCGCGACGTTCGGACCCAGCTACCTCGGCTTGGCGCAGTGGGCTGTCGCAGACGACCCACCATCGTTCCTGAAGGCCATGGCTTTGCAGGTGACCACGGCGAGGGTGCGGGACATCGTGTACCCGGGCGGGTCCTTCGCTCTCGAGACGGGTGCGACATGGGTGCAGCAGCTGCACCTCCAGGAGCGCAACCCCAACACGGTGATCTTGGCGATGCTGCTGGGCCGGCGCCGTCTGCGCGGGGCGTACACCATGCTTCCGCTGAGCGAGGCCGACACCGGAGTGCTCGGCAAGAAGGTGGCGTTCTACCAGGACTGGCTGGCTCACGCGACACCCGGGGACCCGTGGTGGGACGATCTGGATTGGTCACGAGACGTCGCGAGGATGCCCCCGACGACGATGCTGGCAGGATGGCACGACCCCTTTCTTCCGGGCCAGCTCGAGGATTACCGGCGGCTGCGGGACGCCGGGCGCGAGGTCCGGCTGCTCATAGGCCCATGGACCCACGCGAGCCCGCGCGCCGGGGCAGCGGGCCTTCGCGACGCTCTTGATTGGTTCGACCAACACCTCGGGGAGAGACCGTCGAGGCGCGGTTCGATGGTTCGTTTCTGGGTCGGCGGCAGCCGGCGTTGGGTCGACGTCGACGATTGGCCACCGCCTCACAGCGTGGCGCGGTGGAACTTCCAACCCGCCGGAGGCCTGTCTCCGACGCCGGCGGACGCCGGTGCACCCGACCGGTTCCGCTTCGATCCTGCGCACCCCGCTCCGGGACTCGGAGGGCCGAGCCTCGACATGGTTCGCGCCGGGCGGCGCAACCAGCGCCGCCGCGAGTCGCGGTCGGATGTTCTCGCTTACACGAGCGACGTGCTCAGCTCGGACCTGACGATCGCGGGGCCTGTGACCGCCGAGGTCTGGGTCAGGTGCAGCATCAGTTGCCACGACGTCTTCGTCCGTCTATGTGACGTTCACCCGTCGGGGCGCTCGTACAACGTTTGCGACGGCATCATCCGCCTGGACCCGTCGAACACCGAAGCCGCCGGCGACGGTTCCAGCCGTGTACGGGTGCCGATGTGGCCGGCGGCGCTGAGGTTCAGGCGCGGCCATCGCATCAGGGTCCAGGTGTCAAGTGCGGCGCACCCCCTCTACGCGCGCAACCCCGGCAGCGGCGAACCGCTGGGGAGTGCATCGACGCTCACCCCGGGAACGCTCGAGGTCTTCCACGACCCCGAGCATCCCTCGGGGATCGACTTACCGGTAACCGGCATCTGA
- a CDS encoding SLC13 family permease yields the protein MARESRGVGRLLLAAGATAAIAAAATDPGATSRAASQDWPPFVLVAGLLLVGLVAAEDGLFAAAGERLAGSAKDGRVLFAGVAALVLIVSATLNLDTAVAFLSPVLVHTARKRGEDEALLLSACLLLANAGSLLLPGSNLTNLIVLGHLHFSGGRFAARMGLPWLAAGVVTAVTVAIAGRKVLRHRVETHALATRPAVGLGAVAVVSAIVLIVALSSPALPVLAVGAAATALRVARGSGTEGVRDVLGLPVLLGLLGIAIGFGTLGRDWGGPAHLLRNLDPWATAGVAAVAAVILNNLPAASLFAARVPTHPYALLIGLNLGPNLFVTGSLSWILWLRASRAAGGRPSVRRTALIGVVAVPLSIAAALVVLSAVTGVT from the coding sequence TTGGCCCGGGAATCCAGGGGCGTCGGTCGCCTGCTGCTCGCAGCCGGAGCCACGGCTGCCATAGCTGCAGCCGCGACCGACCCGGGCGCCACTTCGAGGGCGGCGTCGCAGGACTGGCCGCCGTTCGTGCTGGTGGCTGGTCTGCTGCTGGTCGGGCTGGTCGCCGCCGAGGACGGGCTGTTCGCAGCCGCAGGCGAACGCCTGGCCGGCTCGGCGAAAGACGGGCGCGTTCTCTTCGCCGGTGTCGCCGCGCTCGTATTGATCGTGAGCGCAACCCTCAACCTGGACACTGCCGTCGCGTTCCTCTCCCCGGTGCTCGTTCATACCGCCCGCAAGCGCGGCGAAGATGAGGCGCTGCTGCTCAGTGCCTGCCTGCTTTTGGCGAATGCCGGATCGTTGCTTCTGCCGGGGTCCAACCTGACGAACCTCATCGTGCTCGGACACCTCCACTTCTCGGGAGGCCGTTTCGCGGCGCGCATGGGCCTGCCATGGCTCGCTGCAGGTGTGGTAACCGCCGTGACGGTCGCGATCGCCGGGCGCAAGGTTCTCCGCCACCGCGTCGAGACGCACGCGCTGGCGACCCGGCCGGCCGTCGGGCTCGGTGCCGTCGCAGTCGTGTCCGCGATCGTGCTCATCGTGGCGCTTTCGTCCCCGGCGCTTCCGGTCCTGGCGGTGGGCGCCGCCGCCACGGCCCTGCGCGTCGCGCGCGGGTCGGGGACCGAAGGTGTCCGCGACGTGCTCGGCCTCCCGGTTCTACTGGGGTTGCTCGGCATCGCCATCGGCTTTGGCACGCTGGGCAGGGACTGGGGGGGACCCGCCCACCTCTTGCGCAACCTCGACCCGTGGGCCACCGCGGGTGTCGCCGCGGTGGCGGCCGTGATCCTCAACAACCTCCCCGCGGCGTCTCTCTTCGCCGCACGGGTCCCAACCCACCCCTACGCGCTACTGATCGGCCTCAACCTCGGCCCCAACCTGTTCGTGACCGGCTCGCTGTCGTGGATCCTCTGGCTGCGGGCGAGCCGGGCTGCGGGCGGTCGGCCTTCGGTCAGGCGAACCGCCCTGATCGGCGTGGTCGCGGTCCCGCTGTCGATCGCTGCGGCGCTTGTAGTTCTTTCAGCTGTCACCGGCGTCACGTGA
- a CDS encoding GNAT family N-acetyltransferase, translating into MTELPDGLQLRAAVDGDWWAVVALVSACWAEYPGCVMDAHGECPDLLAPATVYGGAGGDFWVVVDRCQTVVAVAGWKPLDSGAVEMERLYVDPRWRRHGVASALAGMVESVASERDAPAVELWSDTRFKAAHSFYERRGYVNAGPDRRLGDLSRTVEHHFVLSRDAGDS; encoded by the coding sequence TTGACGGAGCTGCCGGACGGCCTGCAGCTGCGGGCCGCGGTCGACGGCGACTGGTGGGCTGTAGTCGCTTTGGTCTCCGCGTGCTGGGCCGAGTACCCCGGATGTGTCATGGACGCGCACGGCGAATGCCCGGATCTCCTTGCGCCGGCGACGGTGTACGGGGGCGCCGGGGGCGATTTCTGGGTCGTCGTCGACAGGTGTCAGACGGTCGTGGCGGTCGCGGGCTGGAAGCCGCTGGACTCAGGCGCAGTCGAGATGGAACGCCTTTACGTCGATCCGCGGTGGCGGCGGCACGGCGTGGCGTCGGCGCTTGCGGGGATGGTCGAGAGCGTTGCATCCGAGCGCGATGCCCCCGCCGTCGAGCTGTGGAGCGACACCAGGTTCAAGGCCGCTCACTCCTTCTACGAGCGGCGAGGGTACGTCAACGCGGGACCCGATCGTCGCCTCGGGGACCTCAGCCGGACCGTCGAGCACCACTTCGTCCTGTCACGTGACGCCGGTGACAGCTGA
- the cobO gene encoding cob(I)yrinic acid a,c-diamide adenosyltransferase yields the protein MPRAESIVLLNTGHGKGKSSAAFGVMSRGWARGWRVAVVQFVKGGKWKTGERKLADHLGIEWHTLGDGFTWESTDLDETAAKGRHAWEVAAAKLASGDYNLLVLDEVTYAVKYGWVPVSDVVEGIRGRAPHTNVVMTGRDAAPELVDIADTATEMRKIKHAYDQGIKAKKGIEY from the coding sequence ATGCCGAGAGCCGAGTCGATCGTCCTTTTGAACACCGGCCACGGCAAGGGCAAGTCTTCGGCGGCATTCGGTGTCATGTCGCGTGGGTGGGCCCGGGGCTGGCGGGTCGCGGTGGTCCAGTTCGTGAAGGGCGGAAAGTGGAAGACCGGCGAGCGCAAACTCGCCGACCATCTCGGCATCGAGTGGCACACCCTCGGGGACGGGTTCACGTGGGAGTCGACCGACCTCGACGAGACGGCGGCGAAGGGGCGTCACGCCTGGGAAGTGGCCGCCGCGAAGCTGGCATCCGGCGACTACAACCTTCTCGTCCTCGACGAGGTGACCTACGCGGTCAAGTACGGCTGGGTGCCGGTCAGCGATGTCGTGGAGGGGATCCGGGGACGCGCCCCGCACACCAACGTGGTCATGACCGGGCGCGACGCCGCGCCAGAACTGGTCGACATCGCCGACACCGCCACCGAGATGCGCAAGATCAAGCACGCCTACGACCAGGGCATCAAGGCCAAAAAGGGCATCGAGTATTGA
- a CDS encoding bifunctional adenosylcobinamide kinase/adenosylcobinamide-phosphate guanylyltransferase translates to MITLVLGGARSGKSEFGERLAAALPQPVTYLATADPEGDEDFAARIAAHRARRPPGWRTVECGDDLPGALRSLTGPVLVDSLGTWVASVAGFAADTSGLCAALTAHDADVIVVSEEVGMGVHPSTEVGGRFRDSLGSANQAVAAVAGDVFLVVAGRALRLESAETAARRSL, encoded by the coding sequence GTGATCACCCTGGTGCTCGGTGGAGCGCGCAGCGGCAAATCGGAGTTCGGAGAAAGACTGGCCGCGGCGCTGCCCCAGCCGGTCACATACCTCGCCACCGCTGATCCCGAAGGCGACGAGGACTTCGCCGCTCGTATAGCCGCGCACCGGGCCCGCCGGCCCCCCGGGTGGCGGACCGTCGAATGCGGCGACGACCTGCCGGGTGCGCTCAGGTCCCTCACCGGTCCCGTCCTGGTGGATTCCCTCGGGACGTGGGTCGCATCCGTGGCGGGCTTCGCTGCTGACACATCCGGGTTGTGCGCGGCACTGACCGCGCACGACGCAGACGTGATAGTGGTCTCCGAAGAGGTGGGAATGGGAGTGCACCCCTCGACCGAGGTGGGCGGCCGGTTCCGTGACTCCCTCGGGTCGGCCAACCAGGCCGTCGCCGCCGTCGCCGGCGACGTGTTCCTCGTGGTCGCCGGGCGCGCACTTCGCCTCGAGTCAGCCGAGACCGCGGCCAGGAGATCGCTGTGA
- a CDS encoding adenosylcobinamide-GDP ribazoletransferase has protein sequence MTLRSAVSFLTPLGGVSAPGPRTLDWFWLVGAGLGAAVGGIWLGAAHAWPRPLAAGVAVAADLALTGMLHFDGLLDSADGLLPPVSRARRLEIMSGPDVGAFAVGTGGAALLLRWAALWVLRPTVLLVAGLWCLSRSAMAFAARTQPYARDPEGGGLASAFAGRSRALPAVVGVAVAFGAACAWRPLAGAVSVIAAALAAGGVVVLARRRLGGYTGDVLGACGFMAETIGLLVAAARW, from the coding sequence GTGACGTTGCGTTCGGCCGTCTCGTTCCTGACCCCGCTCGGCGGTGTGAGCGCGCCCGGTCCGCGGACCCTGGATTGGTTCTGGCTCGTAGGGGCCGGCCTCGGCGCGGCGGTCGGGGGCATCTGGTTGGGAGCCGCTCACGCCTGGCCGAGACCGCTCGCCGCCGGCGTGGCGGTCGCCGCCGACCTGGCCCTCACGGGGATGCTTCACTTCGACGGCCTGCTCGACAGCGCCGACGGTCTGCTTCCCCCGGTGTCGAGGGCCCGCCGGCTCGAGATCATGTCCGGCCCGGACGTCGGCGCTTTCGCCGTCGGCACCGGGGGGGCGGCGCTTCTCCTTCGGTGGGCAGCGCTGTGGGTGCTGCGCCCGACGGTCCTGCTCGTCGCCGGGCTGTGGTGTCTGTCGCGATCCGCGATGGCGTTCGCCGCGCGTACCCAGCCGTACGCGCGGGATCCCGAGGGAGGGGGCCTCGCCTCGGCGTTCGCCGGCCGATCGCGAGCGCTTCCCGCCGTCGTCGGCGTCGCGGTCGCGTTCGGCGCGGCATGCGCGTGGAGGCCCCTCGCCGGCGCCGTCAGCGTGATCGCCGCAGCACTCGCAGCAGGCGGCGTGGTGGTGCTGGCACGGCGGCGGCTCGGCGGCTACACGGGCGACGTGCTCGGCGCCTGTGGGTTTATGGCCGAAACGATCGGCCTGTTGGTGGCGGCCGCCCGGTGGTGA
- the cbiB gene encoding adenosylcobinamide-phosphate synthase CbiB — MSPSTRAASVAAGLLADHLIGEPPARLHPVARFGFAMDDLERRMHADRRRRGAAYAAAGVSGAAGAGALLSTVLRKWPWQTVTVATYVTVAGRALREAAAAVAAPLDAGDLDAARAALPSLVGRDPSNLDEKGIARAVVESLAENTVDAVVAPALWAAAGGVPAAFVYRAVNTLDAMVGHRSARHRNFGFASARLDDAAGWIPARVTAALVAAVRPRSTSAVWRAVRDQAPAHPSPNAGVAEAAFAAALGVTLGGDNVYDGRVDARPVLGYGPPAVAGDIPRASRLARDVTAGLAATLALPAAVQTMGGRNG, encoded by the coding sequence GTGAGCCCATCGACGCGCGCTGCGTCCGTCGCGGCCGGGCTCCTCGCCGACCACCTGATCGGCGAGCCGCCCGCGCGCTTGCATCCGGTTGCACGTTTCGGGTTCGCCATGGACGACCTCGAGCGCCGGATGCACGCCGATCGTCGCCGGCGCGGGGCCGCCTACGCGGCGGCCGGCGTCTCCGGTGCCGCCGGCGCCGGCGCCTTGTTGTCGACCGTCCTTCGCAAATGGCCGTGGCAGACCGTCACCGTCGCGACTTATGTCACCGTCGCCGGCCGGGCGCTCCGCGAAGCCGCGGCTGCCGTGGCAGCGCCCCTCGACGCCGGAGATCTCGACGCCGCCCGCGCCGCGCTGCCGTCGCTGGTAGGCCGCGACCCGTCGAACCTCGACGAGAAGGGCATCGCCCGCGCGGTCGTCGAGTCCCTCGCGGAGAACACGGTCGACGCCGTCGTGGCCCCCGCCCTCTGGGCTGCCGCGGGTGGGGTACCCGCCGCTTTCGTGTACCGCGCCGTCAACACGCTCGACGCCATGGTCGGGCATCGCTCTGCGCGCCACCGCAACTTCGGCTTCGCGTCGGCGCGCCTCGACGATGCTGCCGGCTGGATCCCCGCGAGGGTCACGGCCGCGCTCGTGGCGGCGGTCCGCCCCCGCTCGACCTCCGCGGTCTGGCGGGCCGTGCGGGACCAGGCGCCTGCGCACCCGTCACCCAACGCCGGCGTGGCGGAAGCCGCGTTCGCAGCCGCCTTGGGCGTCACGCTCGGCGGCGACAACGTCTACGACGGACGCGTGGACGCCAGACCGGTGCTCGGCTACGGGCCGCCGGCCGTAGCGGGCGACATTCCCCGCGCGTCGCGCCTGGCCCGCGACGTCACAGCCGGCCTGGCCGCGACTCTCGCGCTACCGGCCGCGGTGCAGACGATGGGTGGGCGGAATGGGTAG
- a CDS encoding aminotransferase class I/II-fold pyridoxal phosphate-dependent enzyme yields the protein MGSPAPRPANHGGDGALLAAALGIAVDEVLDLSASLNPVAPDPVPVIARHLDAIGRYPDESRATAALAAAIGVDENLLVLTNGGAEAIALVAADMGTGWVDEPEFSLYRRHIRVLDPAGPRWRSNPHNPTGILAEPHEQAGVWDEAFWPLATGTWTRGDAGGKAIVVGSLTKLLACPGLRAGYIICSDDSTAHRLRRRRPEWSLNGLAAEALPEMLLGVDLPLWQKLTAELRHDLSEILRGAGFEPGPSDANWLLVGAAALRDHLARHAILVRDCNSFGMPGTVRIAVPGSAGLERLEAALRTWEPAA from the coding sequence ATGGGTAGCCCAGCTCCCCGGCCGGCGAATCACGGCGGCGACGGGGCGCTCCTTGCGGCCGCGCTCGGCATCGCGGTCGACGAGGTGCTCGACCTCTCCGCGAGCCTGAACCCGGTCGCGCCGGACCCGGTGCCGGTGATCGCGCGGCACCTCGATGCGATCGGCCGCTACCCCGACGAATCCCGGGCCACGGCGGCACTCGCAGCAGCAATCGGGGTGGACGAGAACCTTCTCGTGCTCACCAACGGGGGAGCGGAGGCGATCGCTTTGGTCGCCGCCGACATGGGGACGGGGTGGGTCGACGAGCCGGAGTTCTCCCTCTACCGCCGCCACATTCGTGTGCTCGACCCGGCGGGGCCGCGATGGCGATCCAACCCGCACAACCCGACTGGCATCCTTGCGGAACCGCACGAACAGGCCGGGGTGTGGGATGAGGCGTTCTGGCCTCTCGCCACCGGTACGTGGACCCGCGGCGACGCCGGCGGCAAAGCGATCGTCGTCGGTTCGCTGACGAAGCTCCTCGCCTGCCCGGGGCTGCGCGCGGGTTACATCATCTGCTCCGACGATTCGACGGCGCATCGGCTGCGCCGCCGGCGCCCGGAGTGGTCCCTCAACGGTCTCGCGGCTGAAGCACTCCCCGAGATGCTTCTCGGTGTCGACCTTCCGCTGTGGCAGAAGCTCACGGCGGAGCTGCGCCATGACCTGTCGGAGATCCTCCGCGGCGCGGGTTTCGAGCCCGGGCCATCGGACGCCAACTGGCTGCTCGTCGGCGCCGCCGCCCTCAGGGATCATCTCGCCCGCCACGCGATCCTCGTGCGCGACTGCAACAGCTTCGGCATGCCAGGCACCGTGAGGATCGCCGTACCAGGCTCCGCCGGCCTCGAACGGCTCGAAGCCGCCCTCCGAACGTGGGAGCCGGCAGCGTGA